The following are from one region of the Pygocentrus nattereri isolate fPygNat1 chromosome 20, fPygNat1.pri, whole genome shotgun sequence genome:
- the LOC108416077 gene encoding H-2 class I histocompatibility antigen, Q9 alpha chain-like yields the protein MGSIMKTFIFLALTVHLAAAASHSVQYFYTAVTPGINFPEFTVVGRLDGEQFEYYDSVIRKVMTKTEWMKKVDAADPDYWTRQSQIAQGSQETFKVSVGTLMQRFNQTDGVHTVQFMVSCELHDDGTKRGYMQYGYDGEDFISLDMNTLTWTAANAKAVTTKQKWDGLGAAAKWKDYLENTCIDWLQQYVEYGRSSLERKVSPEVSLFQKDSSSPVVCHATGFFPKAVMIYWQKDEEDLHEDVELRETLPNQDGTFQKRSVLTVSPEELKKNKYTCVVHHGALEREKVLPVSDCRVLSDGGSVGIILGVVVAVLLLVLIGCVGVFIWTKKQIMKPDFKPVPSSSSSDSGSDHRST from the exons CCTCTCACTCTGTGCAGTACTTCTACACTGCAGTTACTCCAGGAATAAACTTCCCAGAGTTCACTGTGGTGGGTCGACTGGATGGAGAGCAGTTTGAGTACTATGACAGTGTTATCAGGAAAGTGATGACAAAGACAGAGTGGATGAAGAAGGTTGATGCTGCTGATCCAGATTACTGGACCAGACAGTCACAGATCGCACAGGGATCTCAGGAGACCTTTAAAGTCAGTGTGGGGACTCTAATGCAGCGCTTCAACCAGACTGACG gagTTCACACAGTGCAGTTTATGGTCAGCTGTGAGCTGCATGATGATGGAACCAAGAGAGGATACATGCAGTACGGCTATGATGGAGAAGACTTCATCAGTCTGGATATGAACACTCTCACCTGGACTGCAGCCAACGCTAAAGCGGTGACTACCAAACAGAAGTGGGATGGTCTGGGTGCAGCTGCTAAATGGAAAGACTACCTGGAGAACACCTGTATTGACTGGTTACAGCAGTATGTGGAGTATGGCAGATCCAGTCTGGAGAGGAAAG TCTCTCCTGAGGTGTCTCTGTTCCAGAAGGACTCTTCTTCTCCAGTGGTGTGTCATGCTACAGGTTTCTTCCCCAAAGCAGTGATGATCTACTGGCAGAAGGATGAAGAGGATCTGCATGAGGACGTGGAGCTCAGAGAGACGCTACCCAACCAGGATGGAACCTTCCAGAAGAGGAGCGTTCTGACCGTCTCACCTGAGGAGctgaaaaagaataaatataccTGTGTTGTTCATCATGGTGCATTAGAGAGGGAGAAGGTGCTGCCAGTGTCTGATTGTAGAGTCCTGTCAG ATGGAGGGTCAGTTGGTATCATCCTTGGTGTAGTTGTTGCTGTTCTCCTGCTTGTCCTCATTGGCTGTGTTGGAGTCTTCATTTGGACGAAGAAGCAGATAATGAAGCCTG ATTTCAAACCTGTTCCGAGCAGCTCCAGTTCAG acTCTGGTTCCGACCACAGGTCCACATAA